CGTCCACCGCAATCGCGGCGAAGTAGCTGATTCCCCGCGAACCATGGAGCGCCAGCCACCAGGGCTCATACCGCGCCGCAAGGGCACGCCGGTCATAGCCGATCCAGCCGTAGTTGAAGAAGGGACGCGCCTGGGTCTCACCGGGTGCTTTCCGGGCTGCCTGTGCCTGGGGTGTCTCGATGAAGCCGCGCCACAGGTCGAAGATGGCCTTGTGCCCACTCGCCTTGATGGCCTCCGAGTACTCCTGTCCCCAGCCATAGCCGACCTGTGTTGCCAGTCGCCAGAAGTCGTTGCCGTTGAAGGGCGTCACGCCGAAGGTGTTGGTCTGGCCAATTGGCATGCTGGGATTGCCCTCGTGGTAGCCGTCGACCGCCGTCTTCAGCGCGCTGATCCAGGTCTCCGTCATGAAGGTGCGGAAGTCCACGAAGGGGCCGAAGTTGGCCTTGCCGCGGATCTCCTCGGTCTTCGTGCCCTTGATCTGGCTCCAGTCGGTGAAGCTGGTGTCCCACTGGCGGTTGAGCGCCTCGAGCGAACCGTAGCGTGCCCGGAGCCACTCCTGGAACTTCGCCTGACACAGGGGGCAAAAGCACACCTCCTGCCGACTGTGCTGATCGGAGAGCAAGAGCTCGTCGCCGATGCCTACGGCGAACATGCCCAGGTCGCGCTGGTCGGTGGCGGGCTTCCGAGCCTGATCGCGGCAGTCGGCGAGGACCTTCGGGTCATTGAGGCAGGTCCGGCGAAGGTCGCTGGTGCTGCCGTTCTCGCGGAACAGGCCCATGCCGCCGATGTACCCGGCGGAGAGCAGACCGTGGCCCGCGACGAGATCGGGGCTCTGGGCGAACTCGGAGTTGAAGCCAAGGTCTCGGAGGCGCTGCGACAAGCGCTCCTGCACGAAGGGATGCAGCATGCCCTGGCCCCAGCAGGTGATCGTGAAGTCCTCTGCCGCCAGCTCCGGTCCCATCGCCGGTATCCGCAGCGGGATCCAATGACTATCTTGCTCTCGACCTCCGGTCATCGCCTGCACCCAGACTGCGTGGTGGACTCCGAGGGGCGACCAGCCCGGCAGGTCCAGTGAGACACTGTCGCGACCGTCGACCTGCAAGCGTGCCTCCGAGACGACTCGTCCGAAGGCGTCGATCACCCGGGCCACAAGCTCGGTTCCAGTGGCTGCCGGGGTCTGGAGCTTCGCCGTCACCTTCACCGGCTCGCCTGGGGCATAGGCTGCCCGGTCAGTGGTGACTTCGGCAAGGGTGGTCGCCTGAGGACGGTCGACCCAGAAGCTGCCCCAGTTGACAGCCAGCCCCCCGGCGTCGAGGAGCGTGACGTCTGCGATCACAGGACCCTCGGGCAAGCCCGCCGGCACTGGCACGCTGACCCGACCGTCTGCACCGACCGGGAGTTCCTGTGCCGGTTCGCGTCGCCAGGGACCGTCGAAGCGGACCTCGCGACTGCTGCGGAGAGTGACCCGGAGCTTGCTGCCCGCAGAGGCGCCTTCGACCCGTACCTGCAGCGCCTGTCCCGTCGCGGATTCGAGGCTGAGTCTGGTTGCGGGTTCCCCTCGCGCCGCCCAGGTGATTGCACGCGAGAGCTGACAGAAGGACCACTCCCACTCGGCGAACTCGCGGGACCACCAAGCCGCCCTGCTGGTGTCGGCGGCAAGGCAACCCCAGAGGCGATTCGCCCCCACGGGGAAGCTGAGCCGAACGACGCGGCCCTGCCCCAGTTTGCCGGTCTGAACCGAGGGACGCAGAATCTCGGGCATGCGGTTCTCGGGGTAGCCACTTCGCAGCCAGTGCTCCGCCGGCACCTCGGTCAGGTCCTGGGGCTTGAGGAACTTGCTGGCGATGCCGAAGCCTTCGAGGATCACCAGCCCGGCTCCGGCGCTAACTCGGCGAGCAATCTCGGCCCTGAGCCCCTCCCCCATCCGGGCGTTCACCACATAGACCTCGTAGAACCCCTCCTGCAGTCGTCGCATCGCCTGGCGCCCTGTGGGTGAGACCAGCATTTCGCCCTCGTAGCCGGTGACGAGAAGGTCCGAGTCCATCTGCAGGCGCAGGTCGAGCTCCGACCACTCCCTGCTGCTCTGAAGGGCGCGGGTAACGCAGAGGGTCTTCAGCGCCCCTCCCGCCACCGGGTTCGCCCAGCTGATGTAGTCCTGGGTCTCCAGTGGCTCTGCCGGGCGATCGATGGCCGGGAAGTGCAGTTGCTGGATCAGCACTTCCTTCGGCTCGCCCTCACGCAGCGAAACACTGTCATAGAAGATCATGCCCTGGCGGCTGACGTTGTAGATATAGAGCCGACACGCGGGGTTCGGCGCGGTGAAGGTGGCGACGTACTCCTCGTAGGTCGCCGCCGGCTCGAGGTTCCACACGATGGACTGCTCGATGCTCGGGCGCTCCGGGCCATGCATGATCAGTGCGCCACCGCTCGCTCCGTCGACGCCGCGCAGACGCATCCTGAGCGTGTACTTCTGTCCCCGTTTGAGGGTCACGTTCTGAGTCGCCACCACGTAAGTGCCCGGCCGTGAGGCCAGTTCGTAGTTGCGGCTCAGATAGGTGACCTCCTGCCACTTCGCGGTCTGGGGCGACGTGCTCCAGTCGTCCGGCATCCCGTTGCCATCGGCGTCGAGGTCGAAGCCGGGGTTCTTGAGCAGCTCCTCGGGGGCATCCTGAGCCAACGCCCAGGTGCAGGTCAGCAGCCCGAAGATGAGGAGACACAGCACGCGTCGTGACGGCATGGAGGTCACTCCTTCGCGGTGGCACGGAAAGGGGGCTCTCGCGAGGAGTGTTCCCTCGAGCAGGCGGCAGGTCCTGCCCGGTACCGAGACCCAGGAGCACGCCACCACCTCGCAGGTTTTGGGCAAGGGGTCGGCGAAGGGGCCGCCGGAATTAGGTGGCTCTTGCCTCGCTGCAAGGGACCGCCCGGATCTGCCCCGGCACGCTGCTTTCAGGAGGCCTTTGCCATGCGCATCTCGCACCCTGCCTGCCTGCTGCTCCTGCTTACCGTCACTCTCCAGGCCCAGGAGGCCCTTCCGACGTCAGTCCCGATCGGCATCACCGATCTGCTGATTGACGGGCACCCGACCGTCGGCTACCAATTCGACGGGAAGGCTCCGATCTCGCTCGGCTACGACTGGAACGGCTACTCCGCAGAGAGCGGCGTGTACTTCACGCCCGAGGATACGCTTGAGCCCGGCGGCCAGGTCTTCCTGCACTGCCCCTGGGTCGGCGGCGCGGGTATTGCCTTCGCCGACTATGCGGTGAAGCTGCCGCAGACCGGGCGGGTCCGCCTTCAGTTCCAGATCGCCCTCCGTTCCGGCGCACAGAAGAGCGACGGGGTCACCTACCGGGTTCGGGTGAAGGATGAGGTTGTCTTCGAGCAGCACTGCACCTGGAAGGTCTTCCGGCCCTTTGAACTCGACCTGAGCCGTTTTGCGGACACGCAGACCGTGCTGCGCCTCGAAGTCGATCCGGGACCAGCTCGCAGCACCTCCGACGACTGGTCGCTCTGGCGGTCGGTGCGGCTCTTCTGCGGTGACGACGCCCAGATCGCCGCAGCGAAGGCCCAGGCTGACGCCTTGCTGGCAAAGGCCCGCGCTGGTGACCTGGCCGTGGGTGAGAAGCTCGGCCGTACCTCGCTGCTTGCCCTGACCTCCCATGAGGCCGCAGGCGTGCGTCCAAGCACACTCTCGCCGGTGAGTACTTCCGTCCGCAAGGAGGGCGAGGCTTACGTCTTCACCTGCCAGGGCGACGAAACCGTGGAGTACCGCTTCGTACCGGCGGAAGGTCTGGTCAGCGGACTGAGTGCCACGGTGAACGGCAAGGCCCTCAGCCCGGCTCCCTTCCAGGGCGGTCCTCGCGTGCATCTCGACGGTCTGGACTTCCCGCTTCCCTCGCCAACTCTCACCACGCAACTGGTCGGCACACAACTTGACGGCGACAAGGTGATCTGCCGGTACCGCTACGTCAATCCGAAGACCGGCTCCGCAGCACGTCTCCGGGCGACGCTATGGGCTGAGGGCAAGTCGATAGGCCTGGAGCTCTCCGGCGAGCCGGACCGCTTCAGTGGCTTCGCCGCGCAGCCCGCCGGGGGACGCCCAATCACGGCAACCTTCGCTGCAGGGCCGCCGATTCGCCGTGCGGATGGCTACTACGCCTCGGTCGTGGTGGACCGCCTTCGGACGGACGCTTCCGGGGTCGCCTCCGGAGCCGTGACGAGCTACCGGCCTCTCACCAACGGGAAGCGCAATGCCCTGCATGACGTCCTCTACCTCACGGTCAGCAGCCGCTTCGAGGAGACGCTCTCCAACTCGCCCTTCAAGGCTTCGCCCTTCCTGGAAGACCTGTCGCACCGCGTAGTGCTCGATGGCTGGGGCGGCAACTTCGCCGACAACGAGCAGTGGCTCAAGGACATGAGCCTGTACGGCATCGACGGCTTCCTGATGAT
Above is a window of Armatimonadia bacterium DNA encoding:
- a CDS encoding beta-galactosidase — translated: MPSRRVLCLLIFGLLTCTWALAQDAPEELLKNPGFDLDADGNGMPDDWSTSPQTAKWQEVTYLSRNYELASRPGTYVVATQNVTLKRGQKYTLRMRLRGVDGASGGALIMHGPERPSIEQSIVWNLEPAATYEEYVATFTAPNPACRLYIYNVSRQGMIFYDSVSLREGEPKEVLIQQLHFPAIDRPAEPLETQDYISWANPVAGGALKTLCVTRALQSSREWSELDLRLQMDSDLLVTGYEGEMLVSPTGRQAMRRLQEGFYEVYVVNARMGEGLRAEIARRVSAGAGLVILEGFGIASKFLKPQDLTEVPAEHWLRSGYPENRMPEILRPSVQTGKLGQGRVVRLSFPVGANRLWGCLAADTSRAAWWSREFAEWEWSFCQLSRAITWAARGEPATRLSLESATGQALQVRVEGASAGSKLRVTLRSSREVRFDGPWRREPAQELPVGADGRVSVPVPAGLPEGPVIADVTLLDAGGLAVNWGSFWVDRPQATTLAEVTTDRAAYAPGEPVKVTAKLQTPAATGTELVARVIDAFGRVVSEARLQVDGRDSVSLDLPGWSPLGVHHAVWVQAMTGGREQDSHWIPLRIPAMGPELAAEDFTITCWGQGMLHPFVQERLSQRLRDLGFNSEFAQSPDLVAGHGLLSAGYIGGMGLFRENGSTSDLRRTCLNDPKVLADCRDQARKPATDQRDLGMFAVGIGDELLLSDQHSRQEVCFCPLCQAKFQEWLRARYGSLEALNRQWDTSFTDWSQIKGTKTEEIRGKANFGPFVDFRTFMTETWISALKTAVDGYHEGNPSMPIGQTNTFGVTPFNGNDFWRLATQVGYGWGQEYSEAIKASGHKAIFDLWRGFIETPQAQAARKAPGETQARPFFNYGWIGYDRRALAARYEPWWLALHGSRGISYFAAIAVDAPRGTSWSLVYPDLSYTGYSQAVRESIADLRAGCGKLLIEYQREQPKVAVLWSFPSMLVSWCQSKTTEPDPSEADGCDSYGSFFRSAFFFRQHLNELQLDYQYVTPEQITGSEVLRQFPMLILPFTVAANGDLVSKLESYVEAGGVLVGDLNCLRTDEHGKPYPDSALLRRLFGVERGTGGIDYGKTTVTGEAAGSGLNLQGLTLQLFGRETLTAAGAKVLAHHATGEPAVLLQAHGKGLAVYLNFGMPAYDVGVREILRQVTAAAGIPREVTVDAVPEGNPPRCYELATFRRGPLTVYGLIRDFRRCQDSDPVRVRFGEASHLYDLRAGKYLGEVKETQATLDPGSCVLYACLPYRVTALRLTAPAQVRPGDELRVTAALETSQGTAGDHVLHLELVDPAGVTHFEYQRNLLAPSGKLDATWPLARNDSPGVWTVKARDVLTGTTQTARFEVTRGDSG
- a CDS encoding DUF5696 domain-containing protein, coding for MRISHPACLLLLLTVTLQAQEALPTSVPIGITDLLIDGHPTVGYQFDGKAPISLGYDWNGYSAESGVYFTPEDTLEPGGQVFLHCPWVGGAGIAFADYAVKLPQTGRVRLQFQIALRSGAQKSDGVTYRVRVKDEVVFEQHCTWKVFRPFELDLSRFADTQTVLRLEVDPGPARSTSDDWSLWRSVRLFCGDDAQIAAAKAQADALLAKARAGDLAVGEKLGRTSLLALTSHEAAGVRPSTLSPVSTSVRKEGEAYVFTCQGDETVEYRFVPAEGLVSGLSATVNGKALSPAPFQGGPRVHLDGLDFPLPSPTLTTQLVGTQLDGDKVICRYRYVNPKTGSAARLRATLWAEGKSIGLELSGEPDRFSGFAAQPAGGRPITATFAAGPPIRRADGYYASVVVDRLRTDASGVASGAVTSYRPLTNGKRNALHDVLYLTVSSRFEETLSNSPFKASPFLEDLSHRVVLDGWGGNFADNEQWLKDMSLYGIDGFLMIKHVWQRDGYDHTYPDTMPAKASMGGDEALRSLSLTAQKLGHEFCVHENYYDYYPNAESFKEADRLLNSEGKPVDGWDNGQVRAVILKPSKLMDYVREFTPQIKQRYGCNAAYHDIMPTWHVDFDAKAPGAGMIRYTHEQTQALCDFDRAIFGGPVVFEAADPMMAGVYDGGCNHGVDTYLSPTAVAYEVLKVHPRQSNHGFGYYERWLPWGYSMPVWGSYVMTDRELDKYRAYTIAFGRTGFIGMQLMKHPHGVVREYHLMQAFGRAYTGQLANR